In Defluviitalea raffinosedens, the genomic window GCTGGAAATTTTCACGTTTTGTAACCTGGGTACCTGTTATTGCCTCATCAGCATAGATGTCAACCAATACCCAATCCTTACGCTTTTTCACTAAGTCTGTGTAATACATAACCTGTGATTTATAGCTGTTTAATTGTTCCTCTGAATCCGTACTAACTCTTGCATAAGGAGCTACACGCAAAATATCCGCTACTTTTCCTGCAGTACGGTCAGATATTTTTCTGTTCGCTTTTATTACTTCAACTTCATGCATTAAAAGTCCTCCTTCGCAAAATGATTATTACGAAACCAGTATAATGAACAACTACCTATATGCCAAATATGCAAATTAAGAAGTCAGGTCTGAAACTACACCGTAATCCTGCATAAGTTTATTTTTAATCAGAGAAAATTCTTTCTCGTTTATCAGAGCCAAAGACAACAATTGTCCCAACATGGCAATCTGCATACTGTATCGAATCAATTTACCCTTCATAAAGGCCCTCCTTATCTGCAATCACCGATACTTCTAATTTTCAGATTCGCAGTAGGAAATGCGCCTTAGTTTGAACAGCATATGCACACATGCTTTCATTAACAGGCGCAATCCTTGGTGTTAGTATATTAGTGTAGACACAAAAAGCCGAACACCTTAAAATATAAAAAGGGAAGGAAGTGTCTACAATGGCAAAAGGGCAAAAGTAT contains:
- a CDS encoding conjugal transfer protein encodes the protein MKGKLIRYSMQIAMLGQLLSLALINEKEFSLIKNKLMQDYGVVSDLTS